The Saccharothrix violaceirubra genome segment CTGCTCACCGGGCGCTACGGCCCGGTGATGACGGCGGTGCTGACCGTCGTGCTGCTGGTCGTGTTCGGCCAGTACCTGCGCTACACGCCGCACGTGATGCGCGGGATGGACCACCGGGTCGGCCCGGACCTCGAACACGTGGCGACCTTCGCGGTGGCGGTGCTGGGATGGGCGCTGGTCGTCCGCGTCCAGCCGATCTCGGCGGTGTGGTCCGTGCTGCCCGCGCTGGTCGTGTCGTACGTCGTGACGGTGCGTCCGGGCTGGTCACGGTGGCTGCTGGTGTTCGGCGGCACGGCGATCGTCGTCGCCGCCGGTGGTGTGCTGGGCCGGCCGAGCCTGTTCGACGGCGTGCTGATGCCCGGCCTGTCGATGCTCGTGTACACCGGGTCGTTGCTGACCCAGCTGTGGTTCTGGGACGTCGTGCTGCGGCTGGAGAAGGCCCGCGAGACCGAGCGGGCGCTGGCCGTGGCCGAGGAACGCCTGCGGTTCGCCGCCGACCTGCACGACATCCAGGGACACCACCTCCAGGCCATCGCCCTGAAGGCCGAACTCGCCGAACGCCTCGCCGGGCGCGACGACGAGCAGGCGCGGCGGCACGCCCGTGATGCCGCCGACCTGGCCCGCACGGCGTTGCGTGAGACGCGTGACGTGGTGCAGGGCTACCGCCGGGCCAGTCTGGGCACGGAGATCACGAACGCGGTGGGCGTGCTGCGTGCGGCGGGCATCGACGCCGAGGTGACCGGCGACGCCGCCGCCGTGCCGCCGCCGTTGCAGCCGCTGTTCGGCGCCCTGGTCCGCGAGGGGACGACGAACGTGCTGCGGCACAGCCGGGCCCGCCGCTGCCGGCTGGAGATCGTCGTGGTCGACGGGCGGGTGGACGTGCGGCTGGGCAACGACGGCGCGGGTGCGCCGGGTGAGCCGGGTGCGGGCATCGCGGGTCTGCGCGAACGCTTCGCGGCGGTCGGCGGTCGCATCGAGGTGGAGGCCGACGGCGAGGACTTCACGCTGATCGGCCAGGCGGGGGTGTCCCGGTGAACGACCGGCGGGACCGGACGGGCATGCCCGGCAGCTGCGGACACGGGCCGCTCCCTACCCGACCGACACCCGGGAACGGCGTCCCCGGCAGGACGGGATCGCGCGTCGACGGCGACCCGCTCGCGTCGCCCGACACCGCCCGGGGCAGTGGCCCGACCGGCGGCGCACCCCACACGTCCGGGCCGGTCGCGATGGCTGCCGGTGTTCGACGGCGTGCCGATGCCCGGCGTACGGTCCGCCTCGCGAAAGTGCGGCGACCGCACCTCGATCCTCGCGCCGAGGTGGCCCGGTGATCAGGGTGGTGCTGGCCGACGACGAGGACCTGATCCGGGGCGCCCTGGCGGCGCTGCTGGACCTGGAGGACGACATCCGGGTGGTCGAGCAGGTCGGCGACGGCGAAGCCGCCGTCGAGGCCGTGCGCCGGCACCGGCCCGACATCGCCGTCTTCGACCTGGAGATGCCCCGTCGCGACGGGGTCCTCGCGGCCGAGGCCGTGCGCGACCTGGACGGCGTGGCCGTGGTGATCGTGACCCGCCACGCGCGGCCGGGTGTGCTGCGGCGGGCGCTGAGCGCGGGCGTGCGCGGGTTCGTGCCCAAGACCACGCCCGCCGCGCAGCTCGCGTCCATCCTGCGCGACGTGCACGCCGGACGCCGGTACGTGGACTCCGAGATCGCCGCCGCCGCGCTGACCGAGGGCGCGTGCCCGTTGACCGCGCGCGAACTCGACGTACTGCGCCACGCCCTGCACGGCGGCACGGTCGCGGTCATCGCGCGGGAGACGCATCTCGCGCCCGGCACCGTGCGCAACTACCTGTCGTCGGCCATGACCAAGCTGCACGCCGGCACCCGCTACGAGGCCGCGCGCCTGGCGTGGGAGGAGGGCTGGATCTGACCGCATGCCCGCGCCGCACGCGGGTAACCCGGGCTCGACACCGTCCACGGAAGGAGGGCGTGATGCCCGGACGTCAGGAACTGCCGAGCACGGTCGCCCGCTCGTCGAAGAAGGCCCAGCGGACCTGGATCAAGGCGCACGACTCGGCCGTCGAGAGCTACGGCGAGGGCGAAAGGTCCCACCGCACCGCCTTTTCGGCGCTCAAGCACTCGTTCGAGAAGGTCGGCGACCACTGGGAAGCCAAGGACCACAAAGGATCGTCCGAGAAGCAGGCCGCCCGCCACGCTCCCCGAACCGGGCGCACGCACGGCGGCGTGGACGCCAACGCGACCAAACAGCACCTCTACGACGTGGCCAAGCGGCTGGCCGTGCCGGGTCGGTCCACGATGACCAAGAAGGAACTCGTCGAGGCCATCGACAAGGCCAACAGGCGCGAGACCGCGCAACGCGCCGGTTCGAGTCGGTGAGCAGCCGGGAGAAGGCCCTGGAACGACGGCCTTCACCACAGGACCACCGGGGTGCGCGCACAGGTCGGGTGCGGCGCTGTTCGGCTACACCAAGCTGTACGGGCGGGTCGTGGACGACATCCGCTCGTCGACGACCCACCCTGCGCTGCCGGCCTAGGCGCCCACGGGCACAAGAGGGACGGCGCCGTAAAGGTGCTCCTCAAGCCCTAGAGCGGATCGAGGCGCCTCTTGAGCAGGCAGAACTCGTTGCCCTCCGGGTCGACCAGGACGTGCCACGGCTCCTCGCCGGTCTGCCCGATGTCGGCCGGGCGCGCGCCGAGCGCGAGCAGGCGTTCGAGTTCGGCGTCCTGGTCGCGGTCGGTGGCGTTGACGTCGATGTGCAGGCGGGACTTGCCCGGCTCGGGCTCGTCACGGCGGCTCAGGAACAGCGTCGGCTGCGCACCGCCGAACCCCTCGCGCGGACCGATCTCCACGGAGCCGTCGTCCTCGCGGCCGAGGACGACGAAGTCCAGGACCTCGCACCAGAACCGCGCCAGCACCTCGGGCTCGCGGCAGCCGAGTACGAGTTCACTGATGCGACATGCCATGGAAATCCCGCCCTCGGAGTAGAAGCGCGACCGTACCGGAAGACCGCGGCACGGTCGCTAGTCCACCTGCTCGGGCTCGTCCTCGAAATCGGTCTGGCCGCGTTCCCGCAGCGGCATGACGAACCACAGGCTGCCGAACACCACCGCGGCACCGATGCCGACGGCGGTGGACTGCCAACCGCCGAAGGTGATCTCGGCGAGCAGCAGCAACGTGCCGACCATGGCCAGCGCGAGGAACACCAGACCCGCCACGGCGAACCGGTTCGCCACCTCGATGATGTCCTCGCGCCGCCCCTGCCGGAACAGGATGCGGTGCCACGCGGCGGGTGCGGTGAGCAACGCGACCGCCCCGGCGGCGAGCAACACGGTGCACAGGTGGGTGACCCGGATGTACGTGTCGGTCCGCGCGTAGCGATCCGTGAACGCGATCGAGAGCAGGAAGCCGAACAGGATCTGCACTCCACCCTGGGCAACCCGCAGCTCCTGCAACAACTCGCTGAAGTTCCGCGCCAGCCGACGCTGGTGGGTCTCCTCCGCTCTGTTCACCCGGACGAGGTACCCGTCACACCTTCCGGTCAACCACGCGGATCGCATCCAGGTCGCGGTCGGGTCGGGCAGGAACATGCCCGCCTCGTGGCCGGTGCGCGGGTAGTCGACGACCGCCTCGGTGATCACCTCGCCGGGCAGCGCGGCCGGCACGCCGGGCGGGTACGGGCTGATGGTCTTCGCGCACACCCGGCCCACGGACTGGCGCAGCCGCACGTGTTCGGCCTGGGCGATGAACGCGTCCCGGGGCCGCATGGCCTGCTCCAGTTCGAGTTCACCGGGCTCGGGCAGGTCGACCGGCCTGGTCCGGGGCAGCGTGTCGACATGGCGGGCGAGGTCCTCGACGGCGGTCACCAGCCGATCCACATGCCCAGCACGCGGGCGTCCACGCGGTCGCTCCGCGGGTGGTAGACGGAACCCTGCTCCAGGCCGGCGCACATCTTGTGCACGCTGGTGACGCACAGGTCCGCGCCCGCGTCTCCCCGGCCCTGGCCAGGACCTGCCCGCTCATGGACCGGCCGTCGAGCCCGTTCATCAGGATCACGTCGGACCGGACCACGTCGCGGCCGAGCACGTCGAGCACCCGCGGGTCGACGCCGCGGCCCTGCTTGTGGCCGGGTGGGACGAACGGGACGTGCCCGCGCGCGTAATCCTCGGCGAGGGCGTCCAGCACGGGCGCGACCGAGTGGTCCATGGCTCTCGTGTGCCACGTCGCGCCTTCGTCAAACCGGTCCGTTCGCGTGAAATCCCTCGACAGTCCACTGAGGACAGTCCACGAAGAATCGGATCCGGATGTGTCAACGGATGCGACACGGGTACACGAAGAGGGAATGAAGTCGACCACCGAGGAGAGAGTCACTGTGACGACGATCGAGAAGTCCGCAGACGTCGAGGTCCCGGTCACGACCGCGTACAACCAGTGGACGCAGTTCGAGACCTTCCCCAGCTTCATGGAGGGCGTCGAGCGCATCACCCAGGTGGACGACAAGCGCACGCACTGGGTCACCAAGATCGGCGGCGTCGCCCGGGAGTTCGACGCCGAGATCACCGAGCAGCACGCCGACGAGCGGGTCGCCTGGCACACCGTCGACGGCCCGCGGCAGGCCGGTGTCGTGACGTTCCACCGGATCGACGACCGCACCACGCGGGTCCACCTGCAGATGGAGTACGCCCCCGAGACCCTGACCGAGAAGGCCGGTGCCGCGCTCGGCATCGTCGAGCACCGCGTCAAGGGAGATCTCAAGCGCTTCAAGGAGTTCATCGAGAACCGTCCGAACGAGACCGGTTCGTGGCGCGGTGACGTGAACCGGCCGCCGCAGGCCGGCGACATCCGCTGACCGGACAGGCGAAAGGGGCGGCTCCCGATCGGGAGCCGCCCCTTTCCGTACGTTCACACCTCGACGACAGCGGGCTCCACGGCGTACACCGAGTACGCGGACCGGATGATCGGCTGGGCCACGTTGCGCACCCGCACACCGCCGGGCGTCATGCCGTGCTCCACGCCGAAGTGCGCGTGACCGTGCACGGCCAACTGCACGCCGGTCGCGTCGATCGCCTCGCCGAGCAGGTAGGAACCCAGGAACGGGTAGATCTCCGGCGGTTCGCCGCGCAGCGTGTCCGGTACGGGCGCGTAGTGGGTCAACGCCACCTTCACGTCCACACGCAACTCCCCCAACGCCTCACGCAGGCGTTCGGCGATTCCGGCCGTGTGGCCGATGAAATCCTTCATCTCGCGTTCGCCGAAAGCGCTCCCGCACTTGCCCGCGAACCCACCGCCGAACCCCTTCACGCCCGCGACGCCGAGCGTGCCGCCGGGCAGGTCGAAGACGGCCGACCCGCCCTCCAGCACGGTGAGTCCCGAGTCGCGCAGGACGGCCGCCACCTCCTCGGGCCGGTCGTCGTGGTGGTCGTGGTTGCCCAGCACGGCCACGACGGGCACGGCCAGGTCGGCGAACTCGTCGGCCGCGACCCGCGCCTCGTCGACCGTGCCGTGCCGGGTCAGGTCGCCGGCGAGCAGCAGCACGTCGGCGTGCTCGCCGATCCGGTCGAGCGCGGGGCGCAGGCGGCCCCGCGCGTCCTCACCCAGGTGCACGTCCCCGACGGCGGCGATGCGGATCATCGGATCTCCTCCTGCCCGACGGGCTCGCCCACCGGCACCACGCGTACGTCGTCGAGCACGGTGACCCCGGGCGCGGCCTCGTGGACGACGGCCTCCAGGTCGGCCCGGCGGTCGGCGCAGGCCACGTCGCCCGAGAGCAGGACGTG includes the following:
- a CDS encoding response regulator transcription factor, with translation MIRVVLADDEDLIRGALAALLDLEDDIRVVEQVGDGEAAVEAVRRHRPDIAVFDLEMPRRDGVLAAEAVRDLDGVAVVIVTRHARPGVLRRALSAGVRGFVPKTTPAAQLASILRDVHAGRRYVDSEIAAAALTEGACPLTARELDVLRHALHGGTVAVIARETHLAPGTVRNYLSSAMTKLHAGTRYEAARLAWEEGWI
- a CDS encoding VOC family protein, whose translation is MACRISELVLGCREPEVLARFWCEVLDFVVLGREDDGSVEIGPREGFGGAQPTLFLSRRDEPEPGKSRLHIDVNATDRDQDAELERLLALGARPADIGQTGEEPWHVLVDPEGNEFCLLKRRLDPL
- a CDS encoding sensor histidine kinase; its protein translation is MGSGTVGVRRMTWGMVVGAPVLVGVVSAIDLLTGRYGPVMTAVLTVVLLVVFGQYLRYTPHVMRGMDHRVGPDLEHVATFAVAVLGWALVVRVQPISAVWSVLPALVVSYVVTVRPGWSRWLLVFGGTAIVVAAGGVLGRPSLFDGVLMPGLSMLVYTGSLLTQLWFWDVVLRLEKARETERALAVAEERLRFAADLHDIQGHHLQAIALKAELAERLAGRDDEQARRHARDAADLARTALRETRDVVQGYRRASLGTEITNAVGVLRAAGIDAEVTGDAAAVPPPLQPLFGALVREGTTNVLRHSRARRCRLEIVVVDGRVDVRLGNDGAGAPGEPGAGIAGLRERFAAVGGRIEVEADGEDFTLIGQAGVSR
- a CDS encoding metallophosphoesterase family protein, producing MIRIAAVGDVHLGEDARGRLRPALDRIGEHADVLLLAGDLTRHGTVDEARVAADEFADLAVPVVAVLGNHDHHDDRPEEVAAVLRDSGLTVLEGGSAVFDLPGGTLGVAGVKGFGGGFAGKCGSAFGEREMKDFIGHTAGIAERLREALGELRVDVKVALTHYAPVPDTLRGEPPEIYPFLGSYLLGEAIDATGVQLAVHGHAHFGVEHGMTPGGVRVRNVAQPIIRSAYSVYAVEPAVVEV
- a CDS encoding SRPBCC family protein, which encodes MTTIEKSADVEVPVTTAYNQWTQFETFPSFMEGVERITQVDDKRTHWVTKIGGVAREFDAEITEQHADERVAWHTVDGPRQAGVVTFHRIDDRTTRVHLQMEYAPETLTEKAGAALGIVEHRVKGDLKRFKEFIENRPNETGSWRGDVNRPPQAGDIR
- a CDS encoding DUF6328 family protein — translated: MTAVEDLARHVDTLPRTRPVDLPEPGELELEQAMRPRDAFIAQAEHVRLRQSVGRVCAKTISPYPPGVPAALPGEVITEAVVDYPRTGHEAGMFLPDPTATWMRSAWLTGRCDGYLVRVNRAEETHQRRLARNFSELLQELRVAQGGVQILFGFLLSIAFTDRYARTDTYIRVTHLCTVLLAAGAVALLTAPAAWHRILFRQGRREDIIEVANRFAVAGLVFLALAMVGTLLLLAEITFGGWQSTAVGIGAAVVFGSLWFVMPLRERGQTDFEDEPEQVD
- a CDS encoding ChaB family protein, with protein sequence MPGRQELPSTVARSSKKAQRTWIKAHDSAVESYGEGERSHRTAFSALKHSFEKVGDHWEAKDHKGSSEKQAARHAPRTGRTHGGVDANATKQHLYDVAKRLAVPGRSTMTKKELVEAIDKANRRETAQRAGSSR
- a CDS encoding BON domain-containing protein, producing MTAEQYLSARLRRALAEDPRTAELGVRVTVRGDHVLLSGDVACADRRADLEAVVHEAAPGVTVLDDVRVVPVGEPVGQEEIR